Proteins encoded by one window of Juglans regia cultivar Chandler chromosome 15, Walnut 2.0, whole genome shotgun sequence:
- the LOC108991685 gene encoding leishmanolysin-like peptidase isoform X2, which translates to MELMVRCSPCKVPRFLSKLRFAVVIFEIILILVLLGATSGKSLGHQLQWQGPGREGDSNIVAHSCIHDQIIEQRRRTGHKVYSVTPQHYKESDISKLLYHKGRALLGVSNFLEQLKDAKQPIRIYLNYDAVGHSPERDCRRVGDIVKVGEPPVTSLPDSPSCNPHGDPPIFGDCWYNCTLDDISGEEKRARLHKALGQTADWFRRALSVEPVKGNLRLSGYSACGQDGGVQLPREYVEDGVADADLVLLVTTRPTTGNTLAWAVACERDQWGRAIAGHVNVAPRHLTAEAETLLSATLIHEVMHVLGFDPHAFSHFRDERKRRRSQVTKQVMDEKLGRIVTRVVLPHVVMHSRYHYGAFSDNFTGLELEDGGGRGTSGSHWEKRLLMNEIMTGSVDTRSVVSKMTLALLEDSGWYQANYTMADHLDWGYNQGTEFVTLSCNLWKGAYHCNTTQSSGCTYNREAEGYCPIVSYSGDLPQWARYFQLANKGGQSSLADYCTYFVAYSDGSCTDTNSARAPDRMLGEVRGSSSRCMSSSLVRTGFVRGSITQGNGCYQHRCINNSLEVAVDGMWKVCPEGGGPIQYPGFNGELICPEYHELCSTGPVLGSGHCPDSCHFNGDCVDGRCRCFLGFHGHDCSKRSCPGNCNGHGQCLSNGICECENDYTGVDCSTAVCNEQCSLHGGVCDNGVCEFRCTDYAGYTCQNSSMLTSTSSSQKCAGK; encoded by the exons ATGGAGCTAATGGTTCGTTGTAGTCCGTGTAAAGTACCCAGATTTCTTTCTAAGCTTCGGTTCGCCGTCGTTATTTTCGAG ATTATATTGATATTGGTACTGTTGGGAGCTACAAGTGGAAAATCCCTAGGCCATCAACTGCAATGGCAAGGTCCAGGACGGGAAGGTGATAGTAACATTGTTGCACACTCTTGCATCCATGACCAGATAATTGAACAAAGAAGGCGAACTGGGCACAAGGTGTATTCTGTTACCCCGCAACATTATAAAGAGTCTGATATCTCAAAACTGCTTTACCATAAAGGTAGGGCATTGCTTGGTGTCTCCAACTTCTTGGAGCAACTAAAGGATGCTAAGCAACCCATAAGAATATATCTAAATTATGATGCTGTTGGTCACTCGCCTGAAAGAGATTGTCGACGGGTTGGAGACATTGTAAAG GTTGGTGAGCCTCCTGTGACCTCTCTTCCTGACTCTCCTTCTTGCAATCCTCATGGTGATCCTCCAATTTTTGGTGACTGCTGGTATAACTGCACGTTGGATGATATCTCTGGGGAGGAAAAAAGGGCTCGCCTTCACaag GCTTTGGGTCAAACAGCAGACTGGTTCAGGAGAGCCCTGTCTGTTGAGCCTGTGAAAGGAAACCTGAGGTTAAGTGGATATTCTGCATGTGGACAAGATGGAGGGGTACAGCTCCCACGTGAATATGTTGAAG ATGGTGTAGCTGATGCTGACTTGGTTCTTTTGGTTACAACAAGACCTACCACTGGCAACACTCTTGCATGGGCAGTGGCATGTGAACGTGATCAATGGGGCCGTGCAATTGCTG GGCATGTGAATGTTGCTCCACGCCATTTGACAGCTGAAGCAGAGACCTTACTTTCAGCTACTCTCATACATGAG GTCATGCATGTTCTCGGTTTTGATCCCCATGCCTTTTCGCATTTTCGAGATGAGAGGAAAAGACGGCGTAGTCAG GTCACGAAGCAAGTTATGGATGAAAAGCTTGGTCGGATAGTGACACGTGTGGTGCTTCCACATGTTGTCATGCACTCCCGATATCATTATGGG GCTTTCTCTGATAACTTTACTGGGTTAGAGCTAGAAGATGGAGGAGGACGTGGCACATCAG GATCTCATTGGGAAAAAAGGCTTCTGATGAATGAAATTATGACGGGGTCAGTCGATACAAGATCAGTAGTTTCAAAAATGACGCTTGCTTTACTAGAAGATAGTGGGTGGTACCAGGCTAATTACACTATGGCAGACCATCTGGACTGGGGTTATAACCAAGGAACTGAATTTGTTACCTTGTCTTGCAATCTCTGGAAGGGGGCATACCATTGTAACACGACCCAGTCGTCTGGCTGTACATATAACAGGGAGGCTGAGGGTTACTGCCCAATTGTAAGTTACAGTGGAGACCTCCCTCAGTGGGCACGTTATTTTCAACTGGCTAACAAAG GAGGGCAGTCCTCATTGGCTGATTATTGTACGTACTTTGTAGCTTATTCTGATGGATCATGTACAGACACGAACAGTGCTCGAGCACCAGACAGAATGTTGGGTGAAGTGCGAGGCAGTAGCTCTAG GTGTATGTCCTCATCATTAGTACGTACGGGCTTTGTACGCGGTTCTATAACCCAAGGAAATGGTTGTTATCAACACAGGTGCATTAATAACTCTCTTGAG GTTGCTGTTGATGGTATGTGGAAAGTATGTCCTGAAGGTGGTGGGCCAATTCAGTACCCCGGCTTTAATG GTGAATTGATATGCCCTGAATACCATGAGCTCTGTAGCACAGGCCCGGTTCTTGGATCAGGTCATTGTCCTGATTCTTGTCATTTCAATGGAGACTGTGTTGATGGAAGGTGCCGTTGCTTTCTAGGATTTCATGGTCATGACTGTAGTAAAC GCTCCTGCCCCGGCAATTGTAATGGACATGGCCAATGCCTCTCTAATGGGATTTGTGAATGTGAAAATGACTACACTGGTGTTGACTGCTCCACAG CCGTTTGCAATGAACAATGTAGTCTTCATGGAGGAGTCTGTGATAATGGAGTATGTGAATTCCGTTGTACAGACTATGCGGGCTACACATGCCAGAACAGCTCTATGCTCACCTCTACTTCTAGTTCGCAAAAATGTGCTGGAAAGTGA
- the LOC108991686 gene encoding pathogenesis-related protein 5-like translates to MNHVQEMYTIFLDLSQKQTMGAGIKGVSLLFLSTIFSATMALAVTFSFDNQCIDTVWIAIISSNGPTLGGGGFPLAPGKLVIHNAYPGWSGRVWARTGCNFDSSDNGNCSTGDCGSLNCSGVGQPPFTSAEFITASEPTENNVYIVYLTDGYNVGMRINVTGGTIDCPYAGCIADLNGSCPSELKVVNNVSGSVVACKSACKAFKTAEFCCADDHSTPQTCTRTQYSEMFKKACPNAYSYPYDDVSSRFACPGSNILITICP, encoded by the exons ATGAACCACGTCCAAGAAATGTACACCATCTTTCTTGATCTCTCACAGAAACAAACAATGGGAGCAGGAATTAAAGGGGTGTCTCTCCTTTTCCTTTCGACTATATTCTCAG CTACTATGGCTTTAGCAGTCACTTTCTCCTTCGATAATCAATGTATCGACACAGTGTGGATCGCAATTATCTCCTCCAATGGTCCCACCCTCGGGGGCGGTGGTTTTCCCTTGGCACCGGGAAAATTGGTCATCCACAATGCCTACCCCGGCTGGTCTGGCAGGGTCTGGGCCCGAACTGGGTGCAACTTCGACTCCTCGGACAACGGTAACTGCTCCACCGGTGATTGTGGCTCGCTGAATTGCAGCGGAGTTGGCCAGCCACCTTTCACGTCAGCCGAGTTTATCACCGCATCAGAACCCACCGAAAATAACGTCTACATTGTCTACTTGACCGACGGCTACAACGTCGGCATGCGCATCAATGTCACCGGCGGAACAATTGACTGCCCGTACGCGGGCTGCATCGCCGACTTGAATGGCAGCTGCCCGTCGGAGTTGAAGGTGGTTAACAATGTTTCTGGCTCAGTGGTCGCATGCAAGAGCGCGTGCAAGGCATTCAAAACGGCCGAGTTTTGTTGTGCCGACGACCACTCGACGCCACAAACTTGCACGCGGACTCAGTACTCAGAGATGTTCAAGAAAGCATGTCCGAACGCGTATAGCTACCCTTACGATGATGTTTCAAGCCGTTTCGCTTGCCCTGGATCGAATATCTTGATCACGATTTGCCCATAA
- the LOC108991685 gene encoding uncharacterized protein LOC108991685 isoform X1: MELMVRCSPCKVPRFLSKLRFAVVIFEIILILVLLGATSGKSLGHQLQWQGPGREGDSNIVAHSCIHDQIIEQRRRTGHKVYSVTPQHYKESDISKLLYHKGRALLGVSNFLEQLKDAKQPIRIYLNYDAVGHSPERDCRRVGDIVKVGEPPVTSLPDSPSCNPHGDPPIFGDCWYNCTLDDISGEEKRARLHKALGQTADWFRRALSVEPVKGNLRLSGYSACGQDGGVQLPREYVEDGVADADLVLLVTTRPTTGNTLAWAVACERDQWGRAIAGHVNVAPRHLTAEAETLLSATLIHEVMHVLGFDPHAFSHFRDERKRRRSQVTKQVMDEKLGRIVTRVVLPHVVMHSRYHYGAFSDNFTGLELEDGGGRGTSGSHWEKRLLMNEIMTGSVDTRSVVSKMTLALLEDSGWYQANYTMADHLDWGYNQGTEFVTLSCNLWKGAYHCNTTQSSGCTYNREAEGYCPIVSYSGDLPQWARYFQLANKGGQSSLADYCTYFVAYSDGSCTDTNSARAPDRMLGEVRGSSSRCMSSSLVRTGFVRGSITQGNGCYQHRCINNSLEVAVDGMWKVCPEGGGPIQYPGFNGELICPEYHELCSTGPVLGSGHCPDSCHFNGDCVDGRCRCFLGFHGHDCSKRSCPGNCNGHGQCLSNGICECENDYTGVDCSTAICNEQCSLHGGVCDNGVCEFRCSDYAGYTCQNSSMLTSSLLVCKNVLESDLAGQHCAPSEPSILQQLEEVVVMPNYHRLFPGGARKLFNFFSSSYCDAAAKRLACWISIQKCDKDGDNRLRVCHSACQSYNLACGASLDCSDQTLFSSDGETEGQCTGSSEMKLSLLDRMLSIFYLSNSSWKGMSVKSR; encoded by the exons ATGGAGCTAATGGTTCGTTGTAGTCCGTGTAAAGTACCCAGATTTCTTTCTAAGCTTCGGTTCGCCGTCGTTATTTTCGAG ATTATATTGATATTGGTACTGTTGGGAGCTACAAGTGGAAAATCCCTAGGCCATCAACTGCAATGGCAAGGTCCAGGACGGGAAGGTGATAGTAACATTGTTGCACACTCTTGCATCCATGACCAGATAATTGAACAAAGAAGGCGAACTGGGCACAAGGTGTATTCTGTTACCCCGCAACATTATAAAGAGTCTGATATCTCAAAACTGCTTTACCATAAAGGTAGGGCATTGCTTGGTGTCTCCAACTTCTTGGAGCAACTAAAGGATGCTAAGCAACCCATAAGAATATATCTAAATTATGATGCTGTTGGTCACTCGCCTGAAAGAGATTGTCGACGGGTTGGAGACATTGTAAAG GTTGGTGAGCCTCCTGTGACCTCTCTTCCTGACTCTCCTTCTTGCAATCCTCATGGTGATCCTCCAATTTTTGGTGACTGCTGGTATAACTGCACGTTGGATGATATCTCTGGGGAGGAAAAAAGGGCTCGCCTTCACaag GCTTTGGGTCAAACAGCAGACTGGTTCAGGAGAGCCCTGTCTGTTGAGCCTGTGAAAGGAAACCTGAGGTTAAGTGGATATTCTGCATGTGGACAAGATGGAGGGGTACAGCTCCCACGTGAATATGTTGAAG ATGGTGTAGCTGATGCTGACTTGGTTCTTTTGGTTACAACAAGACCTACCACTGGCAACACTCTTGCATGGGCAGTGGCATGTGAACGTGATCAATGGGGCCGTGCAATTGCTG GGCATGTGAATGTTGCTCCACGCCATTTGACAGCTGAAGCAGAGACCTTACTTTCAGCTACTCTCATACATGAG GTCATGCATGTTCTCGGTTTTGATCCCCATGCCTTTTCGCATTTTCGAGATGAGAGGAAAAGACGGCGTAGTCAG GTCACGAAGCAAGTTATGGATGAAAAGCTTGGTCGGATAGTGACACGTGTGGTGCTTCCACATGTTGTCATGCACTCCCGATATCATTATGGG GCTTTCTCTGATAACTTTACTGGGTTAGAGCTAGAAGATGGAGGAGGACGTGGCACATCAG GATCTCATTGGGAAAAAAGGCTTCTGATGAATGAAATTATGACGGGGTCAGTCGATACAAGATCAGTAGTTTCAAAAATGACGCTTGCTTTACTAGAAGATAGTGGGTGGTACCAGGCTAATTACACTATGGCAGACCATCTGGACTGGGGTTATAACCAAGGAACTGAATTTGTTACCTTGTCTTGCAATCTCTGGAAGGGGGCATACCATTGTAACACGACCCAGTCGTCTGGCTGTACATATAACAGGGAGGCTGAGGGTTACTGCCCAATTGTAAGTTACAGTGGAGACCTCCCTCAGTGGGCACGTTATTTTCAACTGGCTAACAAAG GAGGGCAGTCCTCATTGGCTGATTATTGTACGTACTTTGTAGCTTATTCTGATGGATCATGTACAGACACGAACAGTGCTCGAGCACCAGACAGAATGTTGGGTGAAGTGCGAGGCAGTAGCTCTAG GTGTATGTCCTCATCATTAGTACGTACGGGCTTTGTACGCGGTTCTATAACCCAAGGAAATGGTTGTTATCAACACAGGTGCATTAATAACTCTCTTGAG GTTGCTGTTGATGGTATGTGGAAAGTATGTCCTGAAGGTGGTGGGCCAATTCAGTACCCCGGCTTTAATG GTGAATTGATATGCCCTGAATACCATGAGCTCTGTAGCACAGGCCCGGTTCTTGGATCAGGTCATTGTCCTGATTCTTGTCATTTCAATGGAGACTGTGTTGATGGAAGGTGCCGTTGCTTTCTAGGATTTCATGGTCATGACTGTAGTAAAC GCTCCTGCCCCGGCAATTGTAATGGACATGGCCAATGCCTCTCTAATGGGATTTGTGAATGTGAAAATGACTACACTGGTGTTGACTGCTCCACAG CCATTTGCAATGAACAATGTAGTCTTCATGGAGGAGTCTGTGATAATGGAGTATGTGAATTCCGTTGTTCAGACTATGCAGGCTACACATGCCAGAACAGCTCCATGCTCACCTCTAGTCTTCTAGTTTGCAAAAATGTGCTGGAAAGTGATCTAGCTGGGCAACATTGTGCACCCAGTGAACCAAGCATACTGCAGCAACTAGAAGAAGTAGTTGTCATGCCCAACTACCATCGTTTGTTCCCAGGTGGTGCCAGgaagttatttaatttcttcAGCAGTAGCTACTGTGATGCAGCAGCTAAGCGCCTTGCATGTTGG ATCTCAATCCAGAAGTGCGACAAGGATGGAGACAACAGGCTTCGGGTCTGCCATTCAGCATGTCAGTCGTATAATTTAGCTTGTGGAGCTTCACTTGACTGCTCAGACCAGACCCTCTTCAGCAGTGATGGGGAAACTGAGGGGCAGTGCACAGGGTCCAGTGAAATGAAACTCTCATTACTTGATCGGATGCTGAGTATTTTCTATCTCAGCAATAGTTCCTGGAAAGGAATGTCTGTAAAAAGTAGGTAg